The following is a genomic window from Halobacterium sp. R2-5.
GCCGGACTTCTCGACGAGCTTGTCAATCTCGTCGAGCATGATGACCGCGACGCGCTCGACGTAGTCGACGGCCTCGAAGAAGCGCGCGTACACGCGGTCGGTCGGCCACCCCGTCATCGGGACGTCCTCCATCTCGGATTTCTCCTGGAGGAGCTCCTCGATGTAGTCGTCGACGGCCTCCGGGGAGTCGAAGTCGAGGTGGTCGTCGTTCTCGTCGTCGGCTTCGAGGACGCTCGGGTCGTCCTCGGCGGCCTCGCGGAGGTCCTGGAGTTCTTCGACGCGGCTGTCGACGAAGGTGCGGTTCTGCTCGATGAACGTGTTCGCGAGCTGCGCGAGCACCCGGTACTGGGTGTCCGTGACCTCGCAGTTGATGTACTCGACCTCGCAGGGGACGCTGTACTTCTGGGAGGTCTTCTCGAGCTCCTGGCTGACGAACTTCGCGCTCGCGGTCTTCCCGGTCCCGGTCTTCCCGTAGATGAGGATGTTCGACGGCGTCTCGCCGCGGAGCGCCGCCACGAGAATCGTCGCCATGTTGTTGATCTGGTCTTTCCGGTGCGGGAGTTCGTGGGGTGTGTACGACGGCCGCAGCACCTCCTTGTTCTCGAAGATGGGTTCGCCGCTGAGCAGGTCGTCGAAGAGGCCCTCGTCGCCCTCGTCGTCCTCGAGGACGTCGTCGAGGTCCACCTCGAAGTCCCGGTCGGCGGTGCGCCGGCCGTCCGTCGTCGGTTCGTCTGTCATGGTTTGCGGTCCCCTTCGTTTCGAGTGGAGAGCGCCGCGCGGAGAGAGAGAGCCACAGACCGGCGCGAACGGGGCGTTCGAGGCGGTTCAGTGACCGGGCGCTCCAGTTGATGCAGATGAACCAATGGAAACGAGAGTGACTAATAAGTTTCGATGGGGGAGGAGCATCGGCGAACTACCGTCGCGGTTGCTTCCCTATTGACCTCATTCGTGTACGTCGGAAATCCATCGATCTGTCTCCTCGATCCAACTAGAGTGAGAGTGACCTAGAGTAGAGTTTGTTTGCGCACGCGAGGGTTTCGACTGGAAGCTCGGGACCGTTTCTCGAGGTGTTGTTTGCGAGAGAACCGCGAGAAGATAGGAGTGAGGTGTCTGATAGGAGGAGGTGGCTCGCGCCGATGTGGAGCTGATGAGACAGTACTTCGAGAGAGACGTCGAGTTCGGATTCGACCCGGAGGGCTGGAGGCGGGCCCAGGTGCGGTTGAAGAGACGGGGTTCGAACGCGTCGAGATCGAGGAGCGGGTGAATCGAGAGGTAGGTGACGAGGAGAGCCGGCGGGACTGCCGCGAGGTCGAGAGTTCCATCGGAAACAGGGGGGTCGGGATGGCGGACGGGGTGGCGCCCCCCACCCCTTCGTTTCGGGTGGAACGAGAAAACGGAGGAATGGGCCAGAAATCGCACTAGGAATGGGAAAGGACTAAGTCACATAGCCAGAAACAGTAACCGCAATACGAGACGAACCGTATTTTGTGTAGCTGTTCTGGTCTAGCTCTAGTTGCTTCCTCTCCTCGACCTCCGGTCTGACCGCCCCGCGTGCACACTCTCGTCCGTCTCCACTCGAAACGAAGGGGTGGGGGCCGCCTGTGCGTCTCGCTACCGCTCCTCATTGATGTTCACTTCTCGCTCTCGCTCTCTCTTCGCTCCTCCTCTATCTCCACTCGTTCGCGAGCTCGAACAGTATCGTAGGCAGTCCCTACTCGGCCGCTCTCTCCTGTCGGCGTCCCGACTCGTCTGACACAGGTTTAAGTCCGTTCGTCGGCTCTACCCTATCAACCGTCCGTATCCTGCGTCAAGCATACAAGGCGCGGGGTGCGTATGGAGGTCAAGGATGGGACTGTTCGCAGAACTCAGAGACAGCATATCCCGGGTCACGGCGAGCATGTTCGCCGACGACTCGGAGCCGAAACGAATCGGGATTTACGGACCGCCTAACGCGGGGAAGACGACCCTCGCGAATCGCATCGCCCGGGACTGGACCGGGGACGCAGTCGGGCCGGAGAGCCACATCCCGCACGAGACGCGACGCGCACGCCGGAAGGAGAACGTCGAGATCAAGCGCAACGGGAAGACCGTCAACATCGACATCGTCGACACGCCCGGCGTGACGACGAAGGTCGACTACTCGGAGTTCCTCGAGCACGACATGGAGAAAGACGAGGCCGTGCGTCGCTCCCGCGAGGCCACCGAGGGCGTCGCGGAGGCGATGCACTGGCTTCGCGAGGACGTCGACGGCGTCATCTACGTCCTCGACTCCACCGAGGACCCGTTCACCCAGGTGAACACGATGCTCATCGGCATCATCGAGAGCCGGGACCTGCCGGTGCTCATCCTCGCGAACAAGACCGACCTCGAGGACTCGAACATCCAGCGCGTGTCGAACGCGTTCCCCCAGCACGAGACGATTCCGCTCTCGGCGCTGGAGGGCGAGAACATGGACGAGGTCTACGAGAAGATCGCGGAGTACTTCGGGTGACCACGATGTCCGAGACCACAATCGAGGACGGTGGGGGCGACGGCGTCCAGATCGACCTCATCAGCGCGGAGCGGATGTCCGGCAAGACGTCCATGGAGAAGATCCGGATGATTCTGGACGGCGTCCGGGACGGCAAGATCGTCGTCCTGGAGTCCGGCCTCACCCCGGACGAGGAGTCGAAGCTCATCGAGGTGACGATGAGCGAGATCAACCCGGACGGCTTCTCCGGCATCGAGATCGAGAGCTTCCCGCAGTCCGAGACCAGCGACACCGGCCTGCTCGGCCGTCTCATGGGCAAGCAGTCGACGTCGAAGCTCACGGTCGTCGGACCGGCGAACCAGATCCAGTCGCTGCACAAGGACGAGACGCTCATCAGCGCGCTCGTGTCCCGAAAGTAATGCCCCACCAGTGTACGAACTGCGGGCACGTCTTCGAGGACGGCTCCAAGGAGATGCTCTCGGGGTGCCCGGACTGCGGCGGGAACAAGTTCCAGTACCACCCCGGTGAGGTCGCCGAGGAGGAGCCCCCGGACGCCGAGTCGCCGGAGCCGCCCGAGGCCGAGGGCGGGTCGGTCGCGGGCGCGGTCGGCCGCGCCGCGAACAAGGTCCGGGACGCGGTGACCAGCGACCCCGACCCCGCAGCGCGTACGACTGGCGACGACGCGGACGCCTCCAGTAGTGCTGATGCGGTCGGGAGTTCGGCCGCGGACGCGTCCGAAACTGCCGACGCTGCCGACACCGCGAGCAGTCCCACTGCAGACGCGATCCCCGAGGCTTCGAGTGGAGCCAGCACCGGCGACGCGGGGACCGACGACGAGGTCGACCCGGCTGCACCGGAAACGGAGGCCCGGGAGTCGGTTTCGGAAGCCGACGCGTCGGCTTCCGACACGTCTTCTCCGGACCCAGCCGCTTCCGACGCGTCCGCGTCGAGCGCACCGGAAACGGGGGGCGAGCCCGAGGGTTCGGACCCCAACGACGCGGGCATCGACGCGACCGCGGAGGTCAGCGACGAGGACGCCGCGCAGGCGGACGCCCGCAGCTCCGTCGTCGACAAGGATTCGCTGCCGGACGCGCCCTCCGAGGGCCGCGTCGTCAAGGAGCCCGACGACTCGGAGGACCGCCCCGACCTCGACGACCTCCGCCAGGAGCTCAACGACCAGTTCGAGTCCATCCGCATCGTCGCGCCCGGCCAGTACGAGCTCAACCTCATGGAGCTGTACGACCGTCAGGAGTACATCATCGCGCTCCAGGAGGACGGCCAGTACGTCATCGAGGTGCCGGACGCCTGGGAGACCGACGAAGCGTAACGCTCCGTCTCGGGCGCCTCGCGAACAGTCCCTTCTTTCGCGCGC
Proteins encoded in this region:
- a CDS encoding Era-like GTP-binding protein, with protein sequence MGLFAELRDSISRVTASMFADDSEPKRIGIYGPPNAGKTTLANRIARDWTGDAVGPESHIPHETRRARRKENVEIKRNGKTVNIDIVDTPGVTTKVDYSEFLEHDMEKDEAVRRSREATEGVAEAMHWLREDVDGVIYVLDSTEDPFTQVNTMLIGIIESRDLPVLILANKTDLEDSNIQRVSNAFPQHETIPLSALEGENMDEVYEKIAEYFG
- a CDS encoding Zn-ribbon containing protein, producing the protein MPHQCTNCGHVFEDGSKEMLSGCPDCGGNKFQYHPGEVAEEEPPDAESPEPPEAEGGSVAGAVGRAANKVRDAVTSDPDPAARTTGDDADASSSADAVGSSAADASETADAADTASSPTADAIPEASSGASTGDAGTDDEVDPAAPETEARESVSEADASASDTSSPDPAASDASASSAPETGGEPEGSDPNDAGIDATAEVSDEDAAQADARSSVVDKDSLPDAPSEGRVVKEPDDSEDRPDLDDLRQELNDQFESIRIVAPGQYELNLMELYDRQEYIIALQEDGQYVIEVPDAWETDEA
- a CDS encoding DUF2073 domain-containing protein, whose amino-acid sequence is MSETTIEDGGGDGVQIDLISAERMSGKTSMEKIRMILDGVRDGKIVVLESGLTPDEESKLIEVTMSEINPDGFSGIEIESFPQSETSDTGLLGRLMGKQSTSKLTVVGPANQIQSLHKDETLISALVSRK